A genomic window from Triticum urartu cultivar G1812 chromosome 7, Tu2.1, whole genome shotgun sequence includes:
- the LOC125523527 gene encoding uncharacterized membrane protein YMR155W-like: MAGGEGAAAVMCTPAFVGRVLRSRWYVVFASMVVMAASGSTYIFALYSKELRSVLGYNQQTLNTLGFFKDLGTNVGVVSGLVQQVAPTWAVLLIGAGMNLAGYLMVYLALTERTAAPPVWLMCIYMCVGANALTFSNTGALVACVKNFPESRGIVIGLLKGFVGLSGAIYTQLYLAIYGDDAKSLVLLIAWLPAAVYIFFVHTIRVLPYRRRAEGDEPNSKPFFCFLYISIALATYLLVMIVVQKQVPSFSHAAYAVGATVLLLILFLPLGVVIKEEYAAVSQLEESLQQPPAIAVEEPAAASTKKEDDEPSCGMKGCLTNMFKPPALGEDYTIMQALVSVEMLVLFVVSVFGIGGTLTAIDNMAQIGQSLGYPHKSINTFVSLISIWNYAGRVGAGYMSEFFVARYRFPRPLALTAVLLFSCVGHLLIAFGVPQSLYAASVILGFCFGAQWPLLFSIISEVFGLKYYSTLFNFGSAASPIGAYVLNVRIAGRMYDAEAARQHGGHAAAVGDKICKGVMCFKHAFLIITGVTLAGALVSLVLVWRTRNFYKGDIYAKFKVAPVVAAADYQGGETVEGTVVTEEDEAKKQGKNKKLQEVNNDEFK; the protein is encoded by the coding sequence ATGGCCGGCGGCGAGGGGGCTGCGGCAGTGATGTGCACCCCGGCGTTCGTGGGGCGGGTGCTGCGCAGCCGGTGGTACGTGGTGTTCGCGTCCATGGTGGTGATGGCGGCGTCCGGGTCGACCTACATCTTCGCGCTCTACTCCAAGGAGCTCCGGTCCGTGCTGGGGTACAACCAGCAGACGCTCAACACGCTCGGCTTCTTCAAGGACCTGGGCACCAACGTCGGCGTCGTCTCCGGCCTGGTGCAGCAGGTGGCGCCCACCTGGGCCGTGCTCCTCATCGGCGCCGGCATGAATTTGGCGGGGTACCTCATGGTGTACCTAGCGCTGACTGAGCgcacggcggcgccgcccgtctGGCTCATGTGCATCTACATGTGCGTCGGCGCCAACGCGCTCACCTTCTCCAACACCGGCGCGCTCGTCGCCTGCGTCAAGAACTTCCCCGAGAGCCGCGGCATCGTCATCGGCCTGCTCAAGGGCTTCGTCGGCCTCAGCGGCGCCATCTACACGCAGCTCTACCTCGCCATCTACGGCGACGACGCCAAGTCCCTCGTCCTCCTCATCGCATGGCTCCCCGCCGCCGTCTACATCTTCTTCGTCCACACCATCCGCGTCCTGCCCTACCGGCGACGCGCCGAGGGCGACGAGCCCAACAGCAAGCCCTTCTTCTGCTTCCTCTACATCTCCATCGCGCTCGCCACCTACCTCCTCGTCATGATCGTGGTGCAGAAGCAGGTGCCCAGCTTCTCCCACGCCGCCTACGCCGTCGGCGCCACCGTGCTCCTCCTCATCCTCTTCCTCCCCCTCGGCGTCGTCATCAAGGAGGAGTACGCCGCCGTCTCCCAGCTCGAGGAGTCTCTCCAGCAGCCGCCGGCCATCGCCGTCGAGGAACCAGCTGCAGCAAGCACGAAGAAAGAGGACGACGAGCCGTCGTGTGGTATGAAGGGCTGCCTCACCAACATGTTCAAGCCGCCGGCGCTGGGGGAGGACTACACCATCATGCAGGCGCTGGTGAGCGTGGAGATGCTGGTGCTCTTCGTCGTGTCGGTGTTCGGCATCGGCGGCACGCTCACGGCCATCGACAACATGGCGCAGATCGGCCAGTCGCTGGGCTACCCGCACAAGAGCATCAACACCTTCGTCTCCCTCATCAGCATCTGGAACTACGCCGGCCGAGTTGGCGCCGGCTACATGTCTGAGTTCTTCGTTGCCCGGTACAGGTTCCCGCGGCCGCTGGCACTCACGGCCGTGCTCCTCTTCTCCTGCGTCGGCCACCTCCTGATCGCCTTCGGCGTGCCGCAGTCCCTCTACGCCGCGTCGGTGATACTTGGTTTCTGCTTCGGCGCGCAGTGGCCGCTGCtcttctccatcatctccgaGGTCTTCGGCCTCAAGTACTACTCCACGCTCTTCAACTTCGGCTCCGCAGCCAGTCCCATCGGCGCCTACGTGCTCAACGTGCGCATCGCCGGCCGCATGTACGACGCCGAGGCCGCCAGGCAGCACGGCGGGcacgccgccgccgtcggcgACAAGATCTGCAAGGGGGTGATGTGCTTCAAGCACGCGTTCCTCATCATCACGGGGGTCACGCTCGCCGGCGCGCTCGTCTCGCTCGTGCTCGTGTGGAGGACCAGAAACTTCTACAAGGGTGACATCTATGCCAAGTTCAAGGTGGCGCCCGTCGTCGCAGCCGCCGATTATCAAGGAGGGGAGACGGTGGAGGGCACCGTCGTTACAGAGGAGGACGAGGCAAAGAAGCAGGGGAAGAACAAGAAACTGCAGGAGGTCAACAATGACGAGTTCAAGTGA